From the Calditrichota bacterium genome, the window GGAGCCCAAAAAGCTGAAAACCGATTGAATCTTTTTTATTTTTCTTCTTTTTCATACCTGCAATTTTCAATAAAGTGAGTGACGAAAATATAATTAAACTAAAAATCTTAAACAAATCGCTGCTGCAAAAGAAGCTTCGTGTGAAGTATCTAAGAGGATATCAAACTACAATATTATTTGAATTAAATTAATGGCCTTTTGCTGATCGATAAAAAAAGGACTGGTGGCAATTGTAATAAACTTCGCCTGCTCAATATATTCTTTGATTTTTTCAATTTTTAACTGTTCCGGGATATAGTTCATATCGGAACTGAAAACATCCATATCCAGATCCAGAACAATTTCATCCTCAAAAGATTTTTCGAAAGAAACACTGCTGTCAATAATTTCAACTGAATCGAATAATCCAATTTTTATTGCAGGCTGAATAAAGTTACCGACATTTAATTCATAGTTTGTATAATCAAATATTTTTTGAACATCTAAAAAATCATTTTTAGAAATCCATTTATCAGGCCCGCGCATATCCGTATGCTGATCCACATGCACGAGATTTTCACCAAAATCAATCAAACCTTTTTGTAAAGCATAAGCCCAAAAGAAAATGGCATGATTGTGATTATCAAAAATAAATATTTCAGTTTGGTTATGTAAAAAGTGAATAAAATTTTTAAGACCCGGATAATTTAGCTCTTTGCCATCAACAATTTCAGAAAAGGCAATCTGATCACCAATTTGTAGATCAGCATGAGTTCCCTTAATTAATGGTGGAACATGTATCTCTTTTTTCTTTCTTTTTTCAAAAGAGAATGCATTGTTTCCAACAGGGTTTGAAATTTTAAATCCGGGATAAAATCCCTCAGGGTTAAACATTTTATCCTAATCAAACAAACGGTGGTTTAATTATCTCGGCCTTAACCATTTTATTACGGACTTCTATTTCAATCTCAGTGCCGATTTTTGTAAAACCTTTTTTTACATAACCGAGACCAATTCCTTTTTCCAACATCGGGGAAACTGTACCGCTGGTTACAACTCCTAATTCTTCACCATCTTTAAAAATTTTATATCCTTTGCGCGGAAAACCGGGAGCATTTAATACAAAAGCGACAAGCCGCCTGTTTAATCCATCTTCCTTTACTTTGCGTAAAACATCCGATCCAATGAAATCGCCTTTATCCAGTTTTGTTATCCAGCCTAACCCAGCTTCTAAAGGATTTGTCGTTTGGTCAATATCGTTTCCGTAGAGACACATTTTCTTTTCCAGACGCAAAGAATCACGCGCAGCCAGACCAATGGGTTCAATATCAAACTTCTTACCGGCTTCAAAAACAGCATCCCAAACCTGTAGCGCATATTGGTTTTCAAAATAAAGTTCAAATCCCGGTTCCCCTGTATAACCTGTTCTTGAAATAAGCATTGGTGCATCAGCTAAAACACCCTCTTCGAACCAATAAAATTTAATGGCCGATAAATCTACTTTTGTAAGCTGTTGCAAAGTTTCTTCTGCTTTCTGTCCCTGAACTGCCAATTGGGTAATTTGCTCACTTGTGTCCGTAACAACGCATCCATCCAGTTTGTTTTTTAAAATCCATGCCAGGTCTTTTTCCTTATTGGCAGCATTTACAACAAGCAAAAATTTATCCTCATAGCGATAAACAAGAAGATCATCCACTATGCCGCCATCTTCGTAACACATTGCTGTATAATGCGCCTGGCCAATTTCCAACCCGGCAACATTGTTAACAGTAAGCCGCTCAATCATTGCCAGTGCGTTTTCTCCGGAAACTTCTATCTCGCCCATATGCGAAACATCAAAAACACCAACAGATTCGCGTACTTTCCTGTGTTCATCGCGGATGCCCTTGTATTGAATTGGCATTGAAAACCCGGCAAATTCCACCATTTTTGCACCATAGCTAATATGTTTATCATATAATGCAGTTTTTTTCATTTTTCATTTCTCCATCAATTTAAATATAATCTAATTATTTTACTAGAAGAACCAAAACTCAAACATGTTACTTAGCGGAACTTTATAAGAATAATAAAATCCCCATATCGG encodes:
- the gcvT gene encoding glycine cleavage system aminomethyltransferase GcvT, whose protein sequence is MKKTALYDKHISYGAKMVEFAGFSMPIQYKGIRDEHRKVRESVGVFDVSHMGEIEVSGENALAMIERLTVNNVAGLEIGQAHYTAMCYEDGGIVDDLLVYRYEDKFLLVVNAANKEKDLAWILKNKLDGCVVTDTSEQITQLAVQGQKAEETLQQLTKVDLSAIKFYWFEEGVLADAPMLISRTGYTGEPGFELYFENQYALQVWDAVFEAGKKFDIEPIGLAARDSLRLEKKMCLYGNDIDQTTNPLEAGLGWITKLDKGDFIGSDVLRKVKEDGLNRRLVAFVLNAPGFPRKGYKIFKDGEELGVVTSGTVSPMLEKGIGLGYVKKGFTKIGTEIEIEVRNKMVKAEIIKPPFV